The sequence below is a genomic window from Plasmodium coatneyi strain Hackeri chromosome 13, complete sequence.
acatttttttatgactgtatatatatatttataacatACGCTTTTGGTAATGTTCTCTGTTGGATTATTAAGGAACACATCATGAAATAAAACAGATTGAGAAAACACATAGGAAGAAGGGGGCGCATATTACATACTTTCTCCCCACTTATTTACTCGAAATatgaattaaataaatttaacaTCCCAGATTTCAATGACCATGCGTTCCCCAGTTTTCCATTTGAGTAACTCATAAAATTTCTGCTCCATTCAGCTCTACAATGTAGGAACTGTCCCTGGGGAAGtatataattacatattACAGAATAATGGAATGGGggatatgtgcatgtatagaATAATCCTTGCTAATTTGTCAAGtagaagtggaaggaaagggaagtgcaaggaaggaaaaaaatgtgtctaaggaagaaatgtagGAATgggatctaaggaaagaacgaataaggaaggaagagagaactaataaggaaaaaaggaaggaagaaaaggaaagaaagaaggaatatgaaggtaagaaggaatatgaaggaaagaaggaataagaaggaataagaaggaaaagaaggaataaggaggaaaaaggaggaataaaaacgaaggaaagaaggaaactaaggaaagaaagaatgaaaaggaagaaaaaagaaggaaaaatgtctctttttttttcctgcactgCATATAAATTGTGTTCACTGTGTTATTTATGCGTCCCCCCTCTACGGGGAAGCGGGCACACACGCATTCAACATTCCAATGTGTTACGTACAATTGTGTTACATGTTCCCATAACCTATATTATTCCGGTAACCGCTCGTACtattatttcctcctctttccctttctctgATCGCCTGTCTTCTGTGCGCAGCAGGAGAACGTTGTGTGGTGGAATGTTctgttggacctattgttgTGCTGTCGTCCGTTGAAGCGTATGTTGAGCTGTtttctgtgagtgtatcGAGGTCCCGTTGGATTGttgatcttctctttcttgtgttgcttcttcctccatttccagaagtgtggttaccaaaccaagaagaccatggtttatactgaagggaaagaaggttgttcagtatggaaggaacgaaggattttaggggtggaaggaccatacttcctaagggaaggtgggttgttaaatgattcaatttttttatttttaaaatttttggatgcttactttgtataataggaagggaaaagcCGTCGCTGCTAAGGTGCCAAAGATAGAAGAGATGgaagaggtggtggtggcggAACGAACAGCTTGACTTACGGCttcgtctttttctttggtGGCTGCTGTTTGTGCTTTAGTGAGTGCTGCCTGTGTTTTCTCCTCCAGTTGTAATACGCGCTCCCGTTCGGCCTCTAATTTCTGATTAACGGAGGAATATTGCGTATCATCCTTTAGGGTAGCTGCTTCTGTACAATACAAATTTAACGCTTCCGCTAAATCACAATGTACCCCATACTTAGTATGGAAGTCTTTACAATATGAATTActatccttttcttccttatttgggCAATTCTTCCTCATGATAATACATGCTGAAGCAATTCCGTTGAGGTAATTGGACAACTCGTCTTCACAGTTGAGCCCATTCTTCATTAACCACTTGTTTATTTTCACATGGTCGTagtaataatcgaatattgtTTTCATGTGGCTAACAAGTGTTTCCTTAGCATCGCTGAATTTGGTTCTACATTTCTCCTTATAAGTAATTCCGTTCAGCCCTTGGTAAATTTCATCCAAAAGTTTCGACAattttttatcacctaaATCCTTCCCATATTTATCTCCCAACCAATGATAAAAGAATTCACAGGGTGTATTTTTATCATCATCGGACTGCGATGGCGATGTCCACTCCTGTTTCTTCTTGCATGCGTAACAATAGGCCTTTGTGATAGGCCCCTCTTGATCCTTAAGTCTGCTATAATCATTTAATTTACTCCTCAACTGTCCTACCTCCCCTGTGGGTTCGATTTTATTAGGACAATTTTCGTACCCATTATTCTCATCAAACTTATCATAGTAATCGGTCTTGGAAGGTAGTTTATCCAACTCGGGCGcctacaaaaatgtaatttaaaagaaatatatgtacaaccGTACATTCCCCCTATATCGCGCATGAAgtgtattatatgtgcaccaCATACTTATATTTATCCAATTTTAAGGAgtaaaatagaagaagagaaCAACAAACCAACCTTTGATGGTTCTGGCATGTTGTTTTTcgttgttgtatatatgttatatgaATTTTATATGTTAAGAAATTGtattgttgttcatataagTACATCCAGTATGGGGGAATTGTTATATGCTAAAATTCTTTCTCTGCATCTTTTATGGTTGTGAATGTGAATGTggaattttcacttcttgtttcttcaataataataatatatatattccttaattccttgaacaatagtaatataccacatacacaaatgtgtacatcaaaatcattacctatgtacattacatatgtacatatatataattaaggtaaaaaaatatataaagaattaagcccaaaagaaaaaaaaaagtactcctcctaatttttttttaatgcatatatatatattttatacagttCATCTACATGCCTATGTGCagttcttatatatatatgtataaggagTTACGTTgcatccttcctttcccttcccctttcctgaatgtgtatattcataaatataCTGTGAAGAGGgtaaatttatatgaaatgaaaaaaagcgTACGTAATAATACAAAGGATATTTGCATTAATTATGCATACAAGggagaaatatatgcatCCTTATAGTATATGCTTGACAGTACATCCTCccctcttcccttctgtttaTGTGATTgttcagtaataataaattgtttttttctctccttttctttttttttttttaacattatctcccccccaaaagaaaaaaaaaaaaaaaaaacgggtagtaattttttagtgtatacatgtataaaaatttcactgCTAAAAATGTGCAGATAATTCGCACCTACTACAATGTTAGGAAGGGTGCgacatatataatttgaaAGGGGTGTGTGGGTGGaaaaaaggttgttaggggtgttatttcttttttcctcataaAGGGAATATGATTATTAAGGATGTTAATTGATAAATTGTATAGAATAGAACTAAGAGCCATatcgtttttatttcaaaTTATCACATAACTTTGGCATTAATTActattatgtacattttaattacttccttcctttaaaaatatatatttgtacacacactcaaaaaagaaaaaaaaaagaagcaaacaaataaaaaaaagaagaaaaaataaaagaagcaagcaaaatggcaccatTCCCTGCTAAAgtcctaattttttgtttgatACTCTACCTCTGGAAATATCCTAAGCACCACCACTACGTAAGATTATAAGAACTACATTCTTGGAATTCGCacatacatttattataACTAACTTCTATTGtccttattaaaaatataaaaagaaaaggaagaaaaaaaaaaaattttccaccaccataacaacccttccttccacactaccacccctaacacgaccttccttccacctaccacccgtAAGAACCCTTcactttctttctcttttcgttttttagGTCTGTGCATTAAGCAcatcaaaaaaaggaagttccGGTGTGGAAGCCGATCAGGGGAATGAAAGAAGTACCACCTTTGGTGGAGGTGTAAAAACATCACTAACACAAAAATCTGTTGTAATAACACTAAAATCCAAGTGgagtgatgatgatggtacatcaaacaacaacaacgatgACGACGTCCTTttacagaaggaaagaatagaCGCTTCCTTTGATGagaacgataaaaaattatttcaccgATTGCATGCAACAAGAAGTGGTaataatgttaaaaatgaacgcCCCAAAATGGATAATGATGGTGCTTCCTATCACCCCTTTTGTAAGAATCGCCGCCATTGCGGTTCAATAAAACGCTCTTTGGACAGTACATGCTCCTCTATGGACAGCAATTCCATGGAAAGTGTTACTTCCCTATCAACAAACAACAGTAGCAGTAGCAGCGGAAACAGTTCTTCCATGGACAGCCTCTTTGAGGAGCGAAGTGATGAATAtcattatgatgattattcaacaacatcatatagaataaataaagcacaaaaaaatgaaagaagaataggGGCATTCCATCCCCCAGGGGTATTCCAAAACATGAACATTCGACCTAGGggattttttaataaactaTTGTAtgctataaaaagaagattatggacaagaaaagggggagcatTCCTGTCACCGTTCTTGTCATCACCTCTCGTATTGACACTTTCcgtgttgtattttttagCTTTGTGTTGTGTTGGTTTAATTGTTGCACTTTCTATGGGTGctacaccaccaccatacTCGTGGTCTCTTTGTGGTTTTGCCATTGTTGCTCTTATGGTATGTATACTTTTCAGCGTAAAATTAGGTACAAATTGGAACGCTTAAAGAATCATACCAAAGCGTAACAGCAAACGTACCAAATCGTAACGAACCATACCGAACCGTTACAAACCGTTGTtttggggaagaaaggatcattgttaggggtggaagggagggttgttagtggtgttATGTGGCAGGTGGAAGGACGGTTGTttgggtggtggtagggtggaaggaaggttgttagttgggttgttatggtggtggtagtgtggtaggtggaaggattGCTGTTAGATGGTAGGGTGTCAGAATGAATgttttaggggtggtaggaaggaaggCAAAGTTCTTAGGAGAGGTTgggaggaaggttgttaagggatGGAACGATGATTACTTcgattaaggaagaaaaaaaaaaaaattgaaggaagtatgccaaggggaagtgtgcagTATGGTGCACTTAGGTTGGAGGGGAGGTTGcttactctttttttaaaagaaaaaaaaaaagtaaaaaaaaaaaaaaagaaggaaaaaaaaaaaaaattaaagggtGGGAAGTGTAGAGAGGGGTGCACTTAGAGGGAAGGTGTTGAAGGAAGTATGCACGAAAGTGCATCTATGGTAGTATGTTCAGGGGAAGTGTGCACAGAGATGcacttaggggtggtaggtgcaTTCTTAGGGTTGAAGGTAGGAATGTCGTTAGGGGAAGTGTGCAAGGGGGTGCACCTAAGGAGGAGTGTCaggggtgaaaggaagaCCATTTcctttaaggaagaaaaaaaaaaaaaaaaaaaaaattgaaggaagagaGGAAGGTGTGCAAGGGGGTCCAGATTtgtgtgttaggggtggaaggaaggggtgttataTGGTTCGAAGGTGCTAGAAtgaaggggtgtaaggatgtagaggtagggtgtaagggtattagagttaaggattttaggggtgttagaatgattGTGTTAGTGTAGAAGGtaggtggtgttaggtggtggtaggatggaagaaagaTTGTGTTAGTTGCttggggtggaagaaaggttgttaggtgattCATGGATTGAAGATCGCTTCCTTTAGGGAGGgatacacccgaagggtgtataaaaaaaaaagaaggaaaaaaaaaaaagaagtttagctaagaaaaagaaggttaaggaaaaagaaaaagaaggtttaagaaataaaagaagaaatgatgTAAGGAAGCGAgatttaaagagaaaaagaaagttatagaaaaagtgtaaagaagggaGATTTAaggaatagaaaaagaaggaagtttttaaggtgtaaggaagaaggaagttttaaggtgtaaagagaaggaaggtttaaggtgaaaaaaaaggaagttttaaggtgtaaggaagagaaggtttaaggtgtaaagaaggaaggtttaagcaagaaagaagaatgaatgtATTCGTACATTCTCTGTGTTCACACATGTAGATACTTAGTGAaatactattttccatttagtaaGTAACGATTCCATTCATTGAATAAATAGTGGTGGTGAGatgaaaaatggtaaaaatggctccACAGAAGACGAGTGAATTTGAACAAGACTATACAAAGGTAGAGGAGGAACCGGGGGAACCTGGTGCACGTGGTGGACGTCCTCCACGTAGTGCAGAAGCTGAACCAaacaatgaaaataaaagagctcCTCGACGTCGGAGGGGATTCAGTGTAATAAAACTCGGACCCACCGGAATGAGTGTAACAcatgaaggaaatgaagggTATAGTTACGATTACGATtacttatatacatgtgtatatatatatgtgtgtgtatatatacatatatatgttcatatatatatatatatatatatatatatatatatatatatatgctttaaaaagtagttgtacggaaaaaaaaaaaaaaagagagagtgTGAGAGAGAtcaaatacattttttttttcttttttcccgtcCTTCCTATAGGCAAGGTAAAGATGGTGTACTTTTCGTATTCATTGGAAGGATGGACCTCAACCACCCATAAAACAACCCTccatcaccaccaccactaccatAAAGGGTGGTGCtaggtgggtggttggtggaaggaaggttgttaggtgggttgttaggtggttggcagaaggaagggttgttaggtggtagggtggaaggcgATATTAGggctggaaggaaggttgtgttaggtggtatggtggaaggaaggttgttaggggtggttggtgaaggaaggttggttagaggtggttggtggaaggaagattgttttAGGGGTGATacgtgggttgttagggtggttggtggaagaaaggttgttaggtggtaggtgggttgtaagggtgatggtggtggtaggttgttaggtggaaggatggtggTTGAGGTTCCTCTTCCAATGTACTACCGTTTTACCATTCTTCCATTACCTTAGTACTATTTATTGCTACTTCCActtttgttcccccttttcttacaCAAGTTACTTGTAAAGACAATACTTTACAGACACGCTTAAAGGAAGTAATAGAGAACTGGCATACGGACAAACAAAATCCACGAAAAGACTGGGTAAGGACTGTTACCATTTATTACAAGTAGAGGCAGCACAAATAGACATAATgaaatgtatattattgaaaCAAAGAATGAGTGAACGTTCCGTGTAggtattaaatatatatacatgttccatctttcttcttattgaCAGGACCAAGTGTGGAAGGAAATCGAGGATAGGATCCAGCCACTCTCTGAATACAtatcaaaaaataaagaaagtaTGGAATCCCATTGTAAAAACCCTAATGGACAAGACCGCACATGGACAGAAGCAGATAGTAACGCGTGTATGCTCATCACTGCAGGAttaaggtatatatatggaattaaaaaacaaGAAACAGAAACAGAGCCAAGCAGGACGAACAACAGAACCTTCAAGGCCACTGCGGCATGTATCATATTGAATGagttcattaaaaaattggaaaaaaaggctAATTCTTGTACCCAGAAGATAAGCATAGATAAGGGAATAACACAAGCATTCAGTGTCAGCGAAGAAATTAAGAACTCTGTATGCAAGGGTGATTCAGGCTGTTTCAAGTGCAAACAGTGGGACTATTCAAAATGTACAGTGAATAACGACCGAGTGGGAGAGAAATTAAAACAGAAATTCGATAGcgacgaaaaaataaaagaagcacTGGAAGACATATACCCATCTTCCAACCTCTCATCCACCTCCACTCTTGGATCAGgttatacaaagaaaaaacccGATAAGGGGAACGGCGAATGGGAAACcgggaaggagaaggtgaagggaaggaacgaatACCCATGCATTCCTtcatcatccttccttcctttccttccttagacccctccttTCCTACCTCGTCCTTAGACTACTTCCTTccaactaccaccaccctaacaccccttccttacagCCACTATTAGGGAATGGTTCAAACTATTTTCGAACGATGTGTCTAGCGATGACGAGAAACAGTATGAGGAACTCGGGGTCCTTTCAGCTTTGTGTGAACACAG
It includes:
- a CDS encoding SICA antigen; protein product: MVKMAPQKTSEFEQDYTKVEEEPGEPGARGGRPPRSAEAEPNNENKRAPRRRRGFSVIKLGPTGMSVTHEGNEGYSYDYDYLYTFTCKDNTLQTRLKEVIENWHTDKQNPRKDWDQVWKEIEDRIQPLSEYISKNKESMESHCKNPNGQDRTWTEADSNACMLITAGLRYIYGIKKQETETEPSRTNNRTFKATAACIILNEFIKKLEKKANSCTQKISIDKGITQAFSVSEEIKNSVCKGDSGCFKCKQWDYSKCTVNNDRVGEKLKQKFDSDEKIKEALEDIYPSSNLSSTSTLGSATIREWFKLFSNDVSSDDEKQYEELGVLSALCEHSEDDVSTDNWDRGKYGKFCEIMVKNIILTTAVPKKYKNQREKTPCEKKVKNIPVCDLLKVWMWYMDLFCAPKAVIERALEAVKVVRTDMNPGENYVKCTYEDALNLPYTGQTKTPGDPYYIFETSELHTMMKETTKEKGWCREGKGRFGHKTSEVPDHTRKDTEEHDQITNGHDNLNKMKKILQKVMDEVKEEVKKEGVKEEKEAEVQGEEEEEDEEEDLPSEEDPPGEEEEEDEEESGVDVEEEEDEVEEIEEQEASKEEPTSGDGTEQTEDPGKVTTSS